DNA from Nitrospira sp.:
ATCCTTGACCACGACACATTGGCCGATGTCCAACGCGCCGATCTGTTTGCCCACCTCCCAGCCGTAGCGGATGTCGTCCCATTCCTTTTTGTTCGGCTCGCGCGTCGTCAACGTGCCCTCTTCGACGAGAATGCCCTGGAGGCCGAACGTGGATTCGCGGATCTGAATACCTTCCCGTTCGATTTCCTCCGCCACCGTGCGCAGAATGTCGTCGTCTTTCAGGTGAATCAACTTGGCGGCCAAGGCCAGGGCGCGAAAGTCCGGCCGGACCGTGGTGAAGACATGAGTCTTCTTGATGCCGCCCAGCATCACGGCCTGCCGAACCCCGTCTCCCTTCAGCAGCTCGATCAACTTGTTGAACTGTCCGATCTTGATCCAATGAATCCGATCGACATGCTGTTCGAGTTCCGGTTCGGTTTCTCCTTCATGCGCCACGGCGGAGACGAAATAGCCGAGTTTCCTCGCATTGTCGGCGAAGATGATCGGAAACCGGCCGTTGCCGGCGATGAGGCCGATCCGCTGTCCCATGGCCGATTGCACGCCGTCGCCCCCCTGTTTCTCCACCACGTTACTCCTCATCGCCTTCCTGCTCCTTGCCGACCGACCGGCAGATACCCCGCTTGGTGCCTTCCATGAAATCGGCGACCTGCATGACGTCCTGACTTTTCTTGAACGTGGCGCGCGCCAACTTGACGGCCTCCCCCACCCGGTGTCCGGAGCGAAAAAGCAATTCGTACGCCTGTTTGAGAGCCGAAATGCGCTCGGCCGAAAAGCCGTGCCGGCGGAGACCGATCGAGTTCAACCCGTACATGCGGGCGCGATACCCGCCTGCCGCCCGCATGAAGGGCGGCAGGTCCTGGCCGAGCGCGCAACAGCCTCCGACCATCGCATAGGCGCCGATGCGTACGAACTGGTGAATGCCCGAGAGTCCGCCGACGATCGCATGGTCGCCGATGGTGATATGCCCCGCCAAGCTCGCCGCATTCGCCAGAATCAGATGGTTGCCGAGATGGCAATCGTGCGCTACATGCACATAGGCCATCAGGAAGTTGGAATCGCCCACGCTCGTGACGCCGCCGCCCTGCACCGTCGCCCGATTGACCGTCACATACTCGCGCAGGATGTTGTCGTGGCCGATCACGACCTTGGTCGGCTCTCCCTTATATTGGGTGTGCTGCGGCGGCCCCCCCACCGACACAAAGGGATGCAATTCACAACGCTCCCCGATTTCCGTCCACCCATCGATGCACACATGGGACATGACCCTTGTCCCCTTGCCGATCCTGACATGCTCACCGACAACGGAATAGGCCCCCACTTCCACGTCGTCCGCCAGCGCCGCCTTGGGATGGATCACCGCGGTCGGATGTATCTTCACTCAGAACCTCCCGTCGAAGAAGTCACTCGTCATCCGTCGTTCCTGAATCAGAACACGATCGACCCGTGACGATTGACGATTAACGCCGGCCCTCCTGGCCCTTTTCATCCGTCACCATGGCGGTGACTTCCGCCTCGCAGACCAGTTCGGATTCGACAAAGGCTCTGCCCTGCATCTTCCAGAACGGCGGGCGCTTCTTCAGCACATCCACTTCCAATCTAAGCACATCTCCCGGCACCACCGGTTTGCGGAATTTGGCCGCATCGATCCCGGTCAGGTAGACCACGGGACGCCCGACCGACCCCAGCGACTTGAAGGCCAGCACGCCGCCGACCTGGGCCAAGGCCTCGAGAAGCAGGACCCCCGGCATGACCGGGCGGCCGGGAAAATGCCCTTGGAAAAACGGTTCGTTGATCGTCACGTTTTTAATCCCCACGATCCGGCGGTCCGGCTCCAGTTCGCCGATGCGGTCGACGAGCAAGAAGGGATACCGGTGGGGAAGGATCGATTGAATCTCCACGTTGTCCATCACTGACATCAGCCCCGCCTCCTGTGTTGCATAGACGATTACGACGCCCCGACTACTTGTTCTGCCGGTCGAACTCCTTGATGATCTGCTCCGTGAGATCGACCGACGGATGGCTGTAGATCACGATCTTGACCGTCGAGTCGCTGCCCCTGTCGAGGACGGCCGAATAGCCTTCCTTTTGAGCGACCACCTCCGCCGCGGCGCGGATCTTCTGCGCATACTCCGCCACCATCGAGCGCTGCTTTTCCTGCACCT
Protein-coding regions in this window:
- a CDS encoding UDP-2,3-diacylglucosamine pyrophosphatase codes for the protein MVEKQGGDGVQSAMGQRIGLIAGNGRFPIIFADNARKLGYFVSAVAHEGETEPELEQHVDRIHWIKIGQFNKLIELLKGDGVRQAVMLGGIKKTHVFTTVRPDFRALALAAKLIHLKDDDILRTVAEEIEREGIQIRESTFGLQGILVEEGTLTTREPNKKEWDDIRYGWEVGKQIGALDIGQCVVVKDRVIVAVEAVEGTDGAIRRGGELAREGAVVVKRCKPQQDLRFDLPAVGPRTIEVMETVKATVLALEAGRGILLDRDETIAKANRAGIAIVGLT
- a CDS encoding acyl-[acyl-carrier-protein]--UDP-N-acetylglucosamine O-acyltransferase: MKIHPTAVIHPKAALADDVEVGAYSVVGEHVRIGKGTRVMSHVCIDGWTEIGERCELHPFVSVGGPPQHTQYKGEPTKVVIGHDNILREYVTVNRATVQGGGVTSVGDSNFLMAYVHVAHDCHLGNHLILANAASLAGHITIGDHAIVGGLSGIHQFVRIGAYAMVGGCCALGQDLPPFMRAAGGYRARMYGLNSIGLRRHGFSAERISALKQAYELLFRSGHRVGEAVKLARATFKKSQDVMQVADFMEGTKRGICRSVGKEQEGDEE
- a CDS encoding 3-hydroxyacyl-[acyl-carrier-protein] dehydratase, FabZ form, whose product is MSVMDNVEIQSILPHRYPFLLVDRIGELEPDRRIVGIKNVTINEPFFQGHFPGRPVMPGVLLLEALAQVGGVLAFKSLGSVGRPVVYLTGIDAAKFRKPVVPGDVLRLEVDVLKKRPPFWKMQGRAFVESELVCEAEVTAMVTDEKGQEGRR